In Pseudoliparis swirei isolate HS2019 ecotype Mariana Trench chromosome 2, NWPU_hadal_v1, whole genome shotgun sequence, the following are encoded in one genomic region:
- the col5a2a gene encoding collagen, type V, alpha 2a yields MESVHIRTFLFLAVSVAQVLLVRSQDGNSGDDMSCTADSQVYTNRDIWKPEPCRICVCDNGQVLCDEIQCDELTNCEKMVIPDGECCPVCQSNPSTGRGGQETFGGGERIYKGPKGEPGEVPLVTGIRGHPGPMGPPGYPGDRGSRGNKGRPGLRGSPGYDGEPGIPGQPGEPGPPGPPSHPGGLGSQMAGVMQGKNSPQAMLTGSRGEAGTRGRLGPSGTPGQAGPQGSHGDVGDPGHMGPSGQRGPAGPPGKPGEDGEAGKSGNSGEAGFSGSQGGRGFPGTPGPPGLKGHRGHGGIIGQKGETGTVGSKGANGPSGPLGAPGPMGPAGMPGERGRSGSGGVAGKRGMPGNLGKPGPMGPLGLSGATGYPGTPGMKGQPGPTGVRGPGGQQGQRGETGHLGRAGAVGLMGPMGMDGGPGNKGPVGNLGAQGQGGHAGPHGPPGPQGSTGQPGIKGQLGNIGVGGFKGESGPKGESGLSGSQGVLGPQGEEGKRGQRGDSGTLGPVGPVGERGAPGNRGFPGADGLPGPKGALGDRGTSGPPGPKASVGDPGRTGEPGLPGARGLTGTPGVQGAEGKPGALGATGEDGRPGPAGSIGNRGPAGIMGGPGPKGFNGDPGKTGEQGSAGVLGQRGPPGKDGEVGPAGPSGPFGVAGERGEQGPPGVNGFQGLPGNQGPPGESGKPGDQGIPGELGVVGQIGPRGERGIPGERGELGTTGLQGPRGIAGAPGPDGPKGSPGPAGALGDAGPPGLQGMPGERGISGSPGPKGDRGSLGEKGSEGTAGNDGARGVPGPVGPLGPAGISGEKGEPGPKGPHGPPGSRGMTGSRGDPGPIGAVGFSGTPGPDGQPGVKGEPGEPGQKGDSGSSGPQGLSGAHGPPGPTGVAGLKGGRGTQGAPGPTGFPGSAGRVGPPGPTGPLGEAGPLGPPGKEGPLGLRGDHGSPGRQGERGPAGPSGSLGDKGDSGEDGPTGPDGPPGPDGTTGQRGIVGLPGQRGERGMPGLPGPGGPPGKLGSIGTSGDKGPSGRVGSPGANGPRGDPGPDGPAGSDGPPGKDGVLGQRGDRGDSGPEGFLGSQGLPGTPGPVGATGDAGRRGNAGSRGPVGPPGSAGKRGLGGPQGPRGDKGDLGDHGERGQKGHRGFTGLQGLPGSPGTTGEQGAPGIIGPSGARGPPGPIGPPGKEGYIGQSGPMGPPGTRGISGEIGPEGPPGEGGPAGPPGPPGPPMAAMDDLFGHQDYDFGGPPPPEFNEDEAMPNSNGSAIVPVDPGVQATLKALSSQINSMKSPDGSRKHPARTCDDLKRCYPEKKSGEYWVDPNQGSVEDAIKVHCNMDTGETCISANPASIPRKVWWSSSRNKPVWFGADINRGTHFTYGNKEQSANSVTVQMTFIRLLSKEASQTITYNCKNSVGYKDKKTGNYKKAVILKGSNDLELKAEGNNRFRYTVVEDSCTQANGNWGKTVFEYRTQKTARLPIVDIAPVDIGGPDQEFGIDIGPVCFL; encoded by the exons GAGACGACATGAGCTGCACGGCGGACAGCCAGGTGTACACCAACAGGGACATCTGGAAGCCGGAGCCGTGCCGGATCTGCGTGTGTGACAACGGGCAGGTCCTCTGCGACGAGATCCAGTGCGACGAGCTGACCAACTGCGAGAAGATGGTCATCCCCGACGGAGAGTGCTGCCCGGTGTGTCAGTCCAACCCGTCGACCGGCAGAGGCGGACAGGAGACGTTCGGAG GTGGAGAGAGGATCTACAAG GGTCCGAAGGGAGAACCCGGAGAGGTCCCTCTT gtcacCGGTATCAGAGGCCACCCTGGACCCATG GGGCCACCCGGCTATCCAGGAGACAGAGGATCCAGAGGAAACAAAGGAAGACCt gGACTGAGAGGCTCTCCGGGTTATGATGGAGAGCCCGGTATACCAGGTCAGCCCGGTGAACCTGGACCTCCCGGACCTCCATCGCACCCAGGA gGCCTCGGGTCCCAGATGGCCGGAGTGATGCAAGGGAAAAACTCACCTCAAGCCATGTTGACTGGCTCCAGG GGGGAGGCCGGAACAAGAGGACGTCTTGGGCCAAGTGGAACACCT GGTCAAGCTGGACCCCAAGGATCTCACGGAGATGTCGGCGATCCCGGGCATATG GGTCCAAGTGGACAAAGGGgaccggctggccctccagggAAACCAGGTGAAGAT GGAGAAGCAGGCAAATCAGGAAATAGCGGAGAGGCGGGATTCTCTGGATCACAG GGAGGCAGAGGGTTTCCAGGAACTCCTGGGCCTCCTGGACTAAAGGGTCACAGG GGTCACGGTGGGATAATTGGCCAAAAAGGTGAAACTGGAACGGTTGGATCCAAG GGTGCTAACGGACCTTCTGGCCCATTGGGAGCTCCTGGACCCATG GGTCCTGCTGGGATGCCGGGAGAGAGAGGACGCTCTGGATCTGGTGGTGTAGCG GGTAAACGTGGTATGCCCGGTAACCTCGGAAAGCCTGGTCCAATG GGTCCGTTGGGTCTCAGCGGTGCGACTGGATACCCAGGAACCCCAGGAATGAAG GGACAACCGGGCCCGACCGGAGTCCGAGGTCCAGGAGGCCAacaaggacagagaggagagaccgGCCATCTGGGCCGAGCTGGAGCGGTTGGCCTCATG GGACCCATGGGTATGGATGGTGGGCCGGGTAACAAAGGACCAGTG GGTAACCTTGGTGCTCAAGGTCAAGGCGGCCATGCTGGACCCCATGGCCCACCAGGACCTCAGGGAAGCACTGGTCAGCCTGGTATCAAAGGACAGCTG GGCAACATCGGAGTCGGAGGGTTTAAAGGAGAGTCTGGACCCAAAGGAGAATCT GGTCTGTCAGGCTCTCAGGGAGTGCTCGGACCTCAGGGCGAAGAAGGAAAGCGAGGACAACGCGGAGACTCCGGCACCCTGGGCCCCGTCGGCCCCgttggagagaga GGAGCTCCCGGTAACCGGGGATTCCCCGGTGCTGATGGGTTGCCAGGACCAAAG GGCGCTCTAGGAGATCGTGGAACATCTGGCCCCCCGGGGCCCAAAGCTTCCGTAGGAGACCCGGGGCGGACAGGAGAACCTGGTCTTCCAGGTGCAAGG GGTCTGACCGGGACCCCTGGAGTCCAGGGAGCAGAGGGAAAGCCAGGAGCATTG GGAGCTACAGGTGAAGACGGCCGTCCGGGCCCCGCAGGGTCCATTGGAAACCGGGGACCAGCAGGAATCATGGGCGGGCCGGGCCCCAAGGGCTTCAAC GGCGACCCAGGAAAGACAGGAGAACAAGGATCTGCAGGAGTGCTGGGTCAAAGA GGTCCTCCTGGAAAAGATGGAGAGGTTGGCCCTGCTGGCCCCTCTGGCCCATTT GGTGTcgcaggagaaagaggagagcaggGTCCTCCCGGTGTGAATGGATTCCAG GGTTTGCCTGGAAATCAAGGCCCACCTGGAGAATCTGGAAAACCAGGCGACCAA GGTATTCCCGGAGAGCTCGGTGTTGTGGGTCAGATTGGACCGAGG GGAGAACGTGGTAttcctggagagagaggagagctgggTACCACTGGTCTGCAGGGCCCTAGGGGTATCGctggtgcacctggtccagaTGGACCAAAG GGTAGTCCTGGTCCCGCTGGGGCACTCGGTGACGCGggtcctccaggtcttcagggAATGCCCGGAGAGAGGGGCATCTCTGGCTCTCCAGGGCCGAAAGGTGACAGA GGATCACTTGGTGAGAAAGGATCAGAAGGTACAGCTGGAAATGATGGTGCAAGA GGAGTCCCGGGTCCTGTTGGCCCGCTAGGACCTGCTGGAATCAGTGGTGAGAAG GGAGAACCTGGACCCAAAGGACCACATGGACCCCCAGGATCCAGAGGGATGACA GGATCCAGAGGTGACCCTGGACCCATTGGTGCTGTTGGATTTTCTGGAACTCCT GGTCCTGATGGCCAACCGGGGGTGAAGGGAGAGCCTGGAGAGCCAGGCCAGAAAGGAGACTCTGGATCATCAGGACCTCAAGGCTTGTCTGGTGCTCACGGACCTCCT GGGCCAACTGGTGTTGCTGGACTGAAAGGCGGAAGAGGAACACAGGGAGCACCG GGCCCGACTGGTTTCCCTGGATCTGCTGGGCGAGTCGGCCCACCAGGCCCAACA GGTCCACTTGGAGAAGCCGGACCTCTTGGACCTCCAGGGAAAGAGGGTCCTCTTGGTCTGCGTGGAGACCACGGATCCCCCGGAAGACAAGGAGAGCGTGGACCAGCGGGACCATCCGGCAGCCTCGGAGACAAAGGAGACTCTGGAGAAGACGGACCCACG GGTCCCGATGGTCCTCCAGGTCCAGATGGAACTACAGGACAGAGAGGCATTGTGGGTCTTCCTGGTCAGAGAGGAGAGCGCGGGATGCCAGGCCTTCCAGGACCCGGG GGGCCCCCAGGAAAACTGGGATCAATAGGAACATCTGGAGACAAAGGCCCTTCAGGTCGAGTTGGTTCCCCTGGGGCCAACGGACCTCGGGGTGATCCCGGTCCTGAT GGTCCTGCAGGATCTGATGGCCCACCAGGCAAAGATGGGGTTCTAGGACAAAGa GGAGACCGAGGAGATTCTGGTCCAGAAGGTTTTCTCGGTTCCCAGGGACTTCCTGGCACCCCAGGCCCTGTGGGTGCAACAGGTGATGCTGGAAGGAGAGGAAACGCC GGCTCAAGAGGACCTGTTGGTCCACCTGGCTCGGCTGGAAAGAGAGGATTAGGG GGACCCCAAGGACCAAGAGGGGATAAGGGTGACCTGGGAGATCACGGAGAGAGAGGGCAGAAGGGACATCGAGGCTTCACTGGTCTGCAGGGTCTTCCAGGATCTCCA GGTACAACAGGTGAACAGGGAGCTCCAGGAATCATTGGACCAAGCGGAGCGAGG GGGCCTCCCGGACCTATTGGACCTCCTGGAAAGGAAGGGTACATTGGACAGTCGGGACCGATGGGACCTCCTGGAACCCGTGGAATCAGTGGAGAAATTGGACCAGAG GGCCCTCCTGGAGAGGGTGGACCCGCAGGCCCACCTGGTCCCCCAGGACCTCCCATGGCCGCTATGGACGACCTCTTCGGCCATCAGGATTACGACTTCggcggccctcctcctcccgagTTCAACGAGGACGAGGCCATGCCCAACAGCAACGGCTCCGCCATAGTGCCCGTGGACCCCGGCGTCCAGGCCACCCTGAAGGCCCTCAGCAGCCAGATCAACAGCATGAAGAGCCCTGACGGCAGCAGGAAACACCCCGCCAGGACCTGCGACGACCTGAAGAGATGCTACCCCGAGAAGAAGagtg GGGAGTACTGGGTGGATCCAAACCAAGGCAGCGTGGAGGACGCCATCAAAGTGCACTGCAACATGGACACCGGAGAGACCTGCATCTCCGCCAACCCCGCCAGCATACCTCGCAAAGTGTGGTGGAGCTCTTCCAGGAACAAACCCGTGTGGTTCGGAGCCGACATCAACCGTGGAACACAT TTCACTTACGGCAACAAGGAACAGTCGGCCAACTCTGTCACAGTTCAGATGACTTTCATCCGCCTGCTCTCCAAAGAGGCATCTCAGACCATCACCTACAACTGCAAGAACTCCGTAGGCTACAAGGACAAGAAGACGGGCAACTATAAGAAAGCCGTAATCCTCAAGGGTTCCAATGACCTGGAGCTCAAAGCAGAAGGGAACAACCGCTTCAGATACACGGTGGTGGAGGACTCCTGCACA CAAGCAAATGGCAACTGGGGCAAGACAGTGTTTGAGTACAGGACACAGAAAACTGCGAGACTTCCTATTGTGGATATTGCCCCCGTGGACATTGGCGGCCCGGACCAAGAGTTCGGCATCGATATCGGGCCCGTGTGCTTCTTGTAA